From a single Bacillus sp. NEB1478 genomic region:
- a CDS encoding type B 50S ribosomal protein L31, whose product MKQGIHPNYKKVVFVDAQSGFSFLSGSTLHSNETMKWEDGNEYPVIKVDVSSDTHPFYTGRQKFSDVGGRVDRFKKKYNLK is encoded by the coding sequence ATGAAACAAGGAATTCATCCGAATTATAAAAAGGTTGTTTTTGTTGATGCTCAAAGCGGATTCAGCTTCCTTTCAGGTTCTACGTTGCACTCAAACGAGACTATGAAATGGGAAGACGGTAACGAATATCCAGTAATCAAAGTGGATGTAAGTTCTGATACTCACCCGTTCTACACTGGACGTCAGAAGTTCTCTGATGTTGGTGGACGTGTGGATCGCTTTAAGAAGAAATACAATCTTAAGTAA
- the rho gene encoding transcription termination factor Rho, with product MGIDLATLETKKLKELYELARQFNIQYYGKLTKRELMFSILKAQAELDGYSFMEGVLEIIPNEGFGFLRPINYSPSSQDIYISASQIRRFDLRNGDKVSGKVRPPKENERYYGLLQVNAVNGEDPETAKERVHFPALTALYPEKKMVMETTSNNISTRIIDMMAPVGFGQRGLIVAPPKAGKTSLLKEIAHSVTTNNPQVELIVLLIDERPEEVTDIERSVKGDVVSSTFDEVPENHIKVAELVLERAMRLVEHKKDVVILLDSITRLARAYNLVIPPSGRTLSGGIDPAAFHRPKRFFGAARNIEEGGSLTILATALVDTGSRMDDVIYEEFKGTGNMELHLDRKLAERRIFPAIDIRRSGTRKEEMLIAKDHLEALWSIRKTMDDSFDFVDKFMKRMRKTENNEEFFELFESEKKGTTKRVKTVTN from the coding sequence ATGGGGATAGATTTAGCAACTTTAGAAACAAAGAAATTGAAAGAGCTTTATGAGCTTGCTAGACAATTCAATATCCAGTATTACGGTAAATTAACAAAGCGGGAATTAATGTTTTCGATTTTAAAAGCACAGGCAGAATTGGACGGTTATTCGTTCATGGAAGGTGTTTTAGAGATCATTCCTAATGAAGGATTCGGTTTTTTAAGACCGATCAACTATTCACCGAGTTCTCAGGATATCTACATATCTGCGTCACAAATCCGCAGATTCGATCTTAGAAACGGAGATAAAGTTTCGGGGAAAGTTCGACCGCCAAAAGAGAATGAGCGTTACTATGGTCTTTTACAAGTAAATGCTGTAAATGGTGAAGATCCTGAGACAGCAAAGGAACGCGTTCACTTCCCGGCACTAACAGCTCTTTATCCGGAAAAGAAAATGGTTATGGAAACGACGAGTAACAATATTTCAACTCGTATCATCGATATGATGGCACCTGTTGGTTTTGGTCAGCGTGGTTTGATCGTTGCCCCGCCAAAAGCAGGGAAGACGAGTCTTTTAAAAGAAATCGCACACAGTGTTACAACGAACAATCCGCAAGTTGAACTGATCGTCCTTTTAATCGATGAGCGCCCGGAGGAAGTAACGGACATCGAGCGTTCTGTAAAAGGGGATGTTGTAAGCTCTACTTTCGACGAAGTGCCTGAAAACCATATTAAAGTGGCAGAGCTTGTTTTAGAGCGTGCCATGAGACTGGTTGAACACAAAAAAGATGTTGTCATTTTGCTCGACAGTATTACACGTCTTGCTCGTGCTTATAACTTGGTGATCCCGCCAAGCGGACGTACCCTTTCTGGCGGTATCGATCCGGCAGCTTTCCATCGTCCTAAGCGATTTTTCGGTGCTGCCCGTAACATTGAAGAAGGCGGCAGCTTGACGATTTTAGCAACTGCATTAGTGGATACAGGTTCACGTATGGATGATGTCATTTATGAAGAGTTCAAAGGTACAGGTAACATGGAGCTTCACTTAGACCGTAAGCTTGCTGAACGTCGTATCTTCCCAGCGATCGATATTCGCCGATCTGGAACGAGAAAAGAAGAAATGCTTATTGCAAAAGATCATCTTGAGGCACTATGGTCCATTCGTAAAACGATGGATGACTCATTTGATTTCGTTGATAAATTTATGAAACGTATGCGTAAAACAGAAAATAACGAAGAATTTTTCGAGTTGTTTGAATCGGAGAAAAAGGGAACCACGAAGCGCGTAAAAACCGTTACAAACTAA